A stretch of Paracoccus sp. MA DNA encodes these proteins:
- the nusA gene encoding transcription termination factor NusA — MAITSANQLELLQTAEAVAREKMIDPDLVIEAMEDSLARAAKSRYGSEMDIRVHIDRKTGNATFTRARTVVEDDAVENYQAQFTADQARAYFEPSKDGRAHWLRDGQLLTDFSGKPQPGDVFQEQVPPVDLGRIAAQSAKQVILQRVREAERDRQYEEFKDRAGTIINGVVKREEYGNIIVDVGRGEAILRRNEKIGRESYRPNDRIRAYVKDVRREARGPQIFLSRTDPQFMAELFKMEVPEIYDGVIEIKAVARDPGSRAKIAVISYDNSIDPVGACVGMRGSRVQAVVGELQGEKIDIIPWSEDQATFLVNALQPAEVAKVVFDEDATRIEVVVPDEQLSLAIGRRGQNVRLASQLTGLDIDILTEEEESKRRQAEFNARTKLFMDTLDLDEFFAQLLVAEGFTNLEEVAYVDLDELLSIEGVDEGTAEELQTRAREHLEAANKAALENARALGVEDSLIEFEGLTPQMVEALAKDGVKTLEDFATCADWELAGGWTTQNGQRVKDDGILEPFDVSLEEAQNLVMTARVMLGWVDPTELESAGEAEAGDEQEAGV, encoded by the coding sequence ATGGCCATCACCTCTGCCAACCAGCTTGAACTGCTGCAAACCGCCGAGGCCGTTGCACGGGAAAAGATGATCGACCCCGATCTGGTGATCGAGGCGATGGAGGACAGCCTGGCCCGCGCCGCGAAGTCGCGCTACGGCTCGGAAATGGACATCCGCGTCCATATCGACCGCAAGACCGGCAACGCCACCTTCACCCGCGCCCGCACCGTGGTCGAGGATGACGCGGTCGAGAACTACCAGGCGCAATTCACCGCCGACCAGGCGCGCGCCTATTTCGAGCCCTCGAAGGACGGCCGCGCCCATTGGCTGCGCGACGGCCAGCTGCTGACCGATTTCTCGGGCAAGCCGCAGCCGGGCGACGTGTTCCAGGAGCAGGTGCCGCCGGTCGACCTGGGCCGTATCGCCGCGCAATCGGCCAAGCAGGTGATCCTGCAGCGCGTCCGCGAGGCCGAGCGCGACCGCCAATACGAAGAATTCAAGGACCGCGCCGGCACCATCATCAACGGTGTCGTCAAGCGCGAAGAATACGGCAACATCATCGTGGACGTGGGCCGGGGCGAGGCCATCCTGCGCCGCAACGAGAAGATCGGCCGCGAAAGCTATCGCCCGAACGACCGCATCCGCGCCTATGTCAAGGACGTGCGCCGCGAGGCCCGCGGCCCGCAGATCTTCCTGTCGCGCACCGATCCGCAGTTCATGGCCGAGCTGTTCAAGATGGAAGTGCCGGAAATCTATGACGGCGTCATCGAGATCAAGGCCGTAGCCCGCGACCCGGGCTCGCGCGCCAAGATCGCCGTGATCAGCTACGACAACTCGATCGACCCGGTCGGCGCCTGCGTCGGCATGCGCGGCAGCCGCGTGCAGGCCGTGGTGGGCGAGCTGCAGGGCGAAAAGATCGACATCATCCCGTGGTCCGAGGATCAGGCGACCTTCCTGGTGAACGCGCTGCAGCCGGCCGAGGTGGCGAAGGTCGTCTTCGACGAGGACGCCACCCGCATCGAGGTGGTGGTGCCGGACGAGCAGCTGTCGCTGGCCATCGGCCGGCGCGGCCAGAACGTGCGGCTGGCAAGCCAGCTGACGGGCCTCGACATCGACATCCTCACCGAAGAGGAAGAGTCGAAGCGCCGCCAGGCCGAGTTCAACGCCCGCACCAAGCTGTTCATGGACACGCTGGATCTGGACGAGTTCTTCGCCCAGCTTCTGGTCGCCGAGGGCTTCACCAACCTGGAAGAAGTGGCCTATGTCGATCTGGACGAGCTTCTGTCCATCGAGGGCGTGGACGAAGGCACCGCCGAGGAGTTGCAGACCCGCGCCCGCGAGCATCTGGAGGCCGCGAACAAGGCCGCGCTGGAGAATGCCCGCGCCCTTGGCGTCGAGGACAGCCTGATCGAGTTCGAGGGCCTGACCCCGCAGATGGTCGAGGCGCTGGCCAAGGACGGCGTCAAGACGCTGGAGGATTTCGCCACCTGTGCCGACTGGGAACTGGCCGGCGGCTGGACCACGCAGAACGGCCAGCGCGTCAAGGATGACGGCATCCTGGAACCCTTCGACGTCTCGCTGGAAGAGGCGCAGAATCTGGTGATGACCGCCCGGGTCATGCTGGGCTGGGTCGACCCGACCGAGCTCGAATCGGCCGGCGAGGCCGAGGCCGGCGACGAACAGGAGGCCGGGGTGTAA
- the rimP gene encoding ribosome maturation factor RimP: MTDLIAKTAIDRRLAEIIAPVIEDLGFELVRIRLQGGKTATLQIMADRPEGGINVDDCADISTAVSAILDVEDPLEDAYHLEVSSPGIDRPLTRLKDFETFEGYEARLETNQPIDGRKRFKGVLAGVEKGEGGDEVLLNIEEGGEVQTIGLNFDWLSDAKLVLTDELIAEMLRQKKDAGVQIDNLDETAFDEIETEAGEDNAAAKE; this comes from the coding sequence ATGACCGACCTCATCGCCAAGACCGCCATCGACCGGCGCCTGGCCGAGATCATCGCCCCGGTCATCGAGGATCTGGGTTTCGAGCTGGTGCGCATCCGCCTGCAGGGCGGCAAGACCGCCACGCTGCAGATCATGGCCGACCGGCCGGAAGGCGGCATCAATGTCGACGACTGCGCCGATATCTCGACCGCCGTCAGCGCGATCCTCGATGTCGAGGACCCGCTGGAGGACGCCTATCATCTGGAGGTCTCCAGCCCCGGCATCGACCGGCCGCTGACCCGGCTGAAGGATTTCGAGACCTTCGAGGGCTATGAGGCGCGGCTGGAGACCAACCAGCCCATCGACGGCCGCAAGCGGTTCAAGGGCGTGCTGGCGGGCGTCGAGAAGGGCGAGGGCGGCGACGAGGTGCTGCTGAACATCGAGGAAGGCGGCGAGGTCCAGACCATCGGGCTGAACTTCGACTGGCTTTCCGATGCGAAGCTGGTCCTGACCGACGAGCTGATCGCCGAGATGCTGCGACAGAAAAAGGACGCGGGCGTGCAGATCGACAATCTGGACGAGACCGCCTTTGACGAGATCGAAACGGAAGCCGGCGAAGACAACGCCGCCGCGAAGGAGTGA
- a CDS encoding RNA-binding protein: MTRGGRIKDRETPERRCIVTGEVQPKAGLIRFVAAPDGEVVPDLAEKLPGRGFWVVADRQALDKAAAKGLFSRGARARVTAPPELLAMIESGLARRVTDTLSLARKAGLAVAGFEKVKDWLAAGKAKVLLQASDGSERGKGKLWTPPGGRWFGCMTASELGLSFGRDHVIHSALAPGGLTDKLIRDASRLTGLREHDGGNAAAGKE, translated from the coding sequence ATGACACGCGGGGGCCGTATCAAGGACCGCGAGACGCCCGAACGGCGCTGCATCGTCACGGGCGAGGTCCAGCCGAAGGCTGGGCTGATCCGCTTTGTCGCGGCCCCCGATGGCGAGGTGGTGCCGGATCTGGCCGAGAAGCTGCCCGGACGCGGCTTCTGGGTGGTGGCCGACCGGCAGGCGCTGGACAAGGCGGCCGCCAAGGGCTTGTTTTCGCGAGGCGCCAGGGCGCGGGTGACCGCCCCGCCCGAGCTGCTGGCGATGATCGAATCCGGGCTGGCGCGGCGGGTGACGGACACGCTGTCGCTGGCGCGCAAGGCCGGGCTGGCGGTCGCCGGCTTCGAAAAGGTCAAGGACTGGCTGGCCGCCGGCAAGGCCAAGGTGCTTCTGCAGGCCAGCGACGGATCGGAACGCGGCAAAGGCAAGCTCTGGACCCCGCCCGGGGGCCGGTGGTTCGGCTGCATGACCGCATCAGAATTGGGTTTGTCCTTTGGGCGCGATCATGTCATACACAGCGCGCTTGCGCCGGGGGGCCTGACCGACAAATTGATCAGGGACGCGAGCAGACTGACGGGTCTGCGCGAGCATGACGGCGGCAATGCGGCTGCCGGGAAGGAATGA
- a CDS encoding peptidylprolyl isomerase, producing MLKPLLAVSVLLSGAVSAMPGLAQDADTVVATVNGEPITLGQMIAMRQGLDAQTTQGLPDAALWDLMLDQMIRQTAVAQAAEPLSKRDAVALEIEKRAYLAGSVLEKVASAEPSEAELKAAYDQAFGGQTEPKIEYNAAHILVKTREEADAIAKELQDGADFGTLAEQKSTDNSGPNKGDLGWFQPEQMVEPFADAVKALDKGQVSEPVETQFGWHVIKLNDTREVTPPAFDEIKEQLAMQVRRDKVQAEIEQRVSDAKVEKTEGLAPDLLNKTDILGE from the coding sequence ATGCTGAAACCGCTTCTTGCCGTCTCCGTGCTGCTCTCGGGGGCCGTATCGGCCATGCCCGGCCTGGCGCAGGACGCCGATACCGTGGTCGCCACCGTCAACGGCGAGCCGATCACGCTGGGCCAGATGATCGCCATGCGGCAGGGGCTGGACGCGCAGACCACGCAGGGCCTGCCGGATGCCGCGCTGTGGGACCTGATGCTGGACCAGATGATCCGCCAGACCGCCGTGGCGCAGGCCGCCGAGCCGCTGAGCAAGCGCGACGCCGTGGCGCTGGAGATCGAGAAGCGCGCCTATCTGGCCGGCTCGGTCCTGGAAAAGGTCGCGAGCGCCGAGCCGAGCGAGGCCGAGTTGAAAGCCGCCTATGACCAGGCCTTCGGCGGCCAGACCGAGCCCAAGATCGAATACAATGCCGCCCATATCCTGGTGAAGACCAGGGAAGAGGCCGATGCCATCGCCAAGGAGTTGCAGGACGGCGCCGATTTCGGCACGCTGGCCGAGCAGAAATCGACCGACAATTCCGGCCCGAACAAGGGCGACCTGGGCTGGTTCCAGCCCGAGCAGATGGTCGAGCCCTTCGCCGATGCCGTGAAGGCGCTGGACAAGGGCCAGGTCTCGGAGCCCGTCGAGACCCAGTTCGGCTGGCATGTCATCAAGCTGAACGACACGCGCGAGGTCACGCCCCCGGCCTTTGACGAGATCAAGGAGCAGCTGGCCATGCAGGTGCGCCGCGACAAGGTGCAGGCCGAGATCGAGCAACGCGTGTCCGACGCCAAGGTCGAAAAGACCGAGGGGCTGGCCCCCGACCTGCTGAACAAGACCGATATCCTGGGGGAGTGA
- the mutT gene encoding 8-oxo-dGTP diphosphatase MutT, with protein MKMVLVAAVALIDADGRVLLAQRPEGKSLAGLWEFPGGKVEPGETPEAALIRELHEELGIETWHSCLAPLTFASHAYDDFHLLMPLFACRRWQGVPMPREGQNLAWARARELDKYPMPPADLPLLPILRDWL; from the coding sequence ATGAAGATGGTGCTTGTCGCGGCCGTCGCGCTGATCGACGCGGACGGCCGCGTGCTTCTGGCGCAGCGCCCCGAGGGCAAGTCCCTCGCGGGCCTGTGGGAGTTTCCCGGCGGCAAGGTCGAGCCGGGCGAGACCCCCGAGGCCGCGCTGATCCGCGAGCTGCACGAGGAGCTGGGCATCGAGACCTGGCATTCCTGCCTGGCGCCGCTGACCTTCGCCAGCCACGCCTATGACGATTTCCACCTGCTGATGCCGCTGTTCGCCTGCCGGCGCTGGCAGGGCGTGCCGATGCCCCGGGAAGGGCAGAACCTGGCCTGGGCCCGGGCCCGGGAATTGGACAAATATCCGATGCCGCCGGCGGACCTGCCGCTGCTACCCATCCTGCGCGACTGGCTATGA
- the secA gene encoding preprotein translocase subunit SecA, whose product MLGIGNLAKLVFGTPNDRKVKSVRPLVAQINALEEQFRALSDADLIGKTRELQGRAQTGEDLDKLLPEAFANCREAARRALGLRAFDTQLMGGIFLHQGNIAEMKTGEGKTLVATFPAYLNALAGKGVHVVTVNDYLAKRDAHWMGKVFAQLGMTTGVVYPFQEDAEKREAYRADVTYATNNELGFDYLRDNMKGSIEQMTQRGHFFAIVDEVDSILIDEARTPLIISGPSQDRSELYKTLDAFMPELAPEHYKLDEKARNATFTEEGNEFLEKRLQAAGVLPEGQTLYDPESTTIVHHANQAMRAHKLFMRDQHYIVRDDEVVLIDEFTGRMMKGRRLSDGLHQAIEAKEGVAIQPENVTLASVTFQNYFRLYDKLSGMTGTAATEAEEFAEIYKLGVVEVPTNRPVQRIDEHDRVYRTAAEKYAAVIEAIKEAHAKGQPILVGTTSIEKSEMLSQMLTKEGIPHNVLNARQHEQEAKIVADAGKLGAVTIATNMAGRGTDIQLGGNVEMKVMEALAADPEAHPDELRAQIEAEHAAEKQAVLDAGGLFVLATERHESRRIDNQLRGRSGRQGDPGRSLFFLSLEDDLMRIFGSERLDKVLSTLGMKDGEAIVHPWVNKSLERAQAKVEGRNFDIRKQLLKFDDVMNDQRKAIFSQRLEIMHTDEVGDIAADMRAQVIDDLIDQHLPPRAYAEQWDVQGLHDAVVDKLNMDLPIADWAAEDGVDQDAIRERIQQATDTYMAQKTEQFGPENMRQIEKQVLLQQIDSKWREHLVTLEHLRSVVGFRGYAQRDPLSEYKTEAFQLFETMLDGLRFDVTQQLARIRPLTDAEREQMLREYQQQQAATEAQMHPEHEEAEGGEVSGRVAGFDETDPTTWGNPSRNDPCPCGSGKKFKHCHGALA is encoded by the coding sequence ATGCTCGGCATCGGAAACTTGGCGAAACTGGTCTTTGGCACGCCCAACGACCGCAAGGTGAAATCGGTCCGCCCGCTGGTGGCCCAGATCAACGCGCTGGAGGAACAGTTCCGCGCCCTCTCCGACGCGGACCTGATCGGCAAGACCCGCGAGTTGCAGGGCCGCGCGCAAACGGGCGAGGATCTGGACAAGCTTCTGCCCGAGGCCTTCGCCAATTGCCGCGAGGCGGCGCGCCGCGCGCTTGGCCTGCGCGCCTTCGACACCCAGCTGATGGGTGGCATCTTCCTGCACCAGGGCAATATCGCCGAGATGAAGACCGGCGAGGGCAAGACCCTGGTCGCCACCTTCCCGGCCTATCTGAACGCGCTGGCGGGCAAGGGCGTGCATGTCGTCACCGTCAACGACTACCTGGCCAAGCGCGACGCGCATTGGATGGGCAAGGTCTTTGCCCAGCTGGGCATGACCACCGGCGTGGTCTATCCCTTCCAGGAGGACGCCGAGAAGCGCGAGGCCTACCGGGCCGACGTGACCTATGCCACCAATAACGAGCTGGGCTTCGACTACCTGCGCGACAACATGAAGGGCTCGATCGAGCAGATGACCCAGCGCGGGCATTTCTTCGCCATCGTCGACGAGGTCGACTCGATCCTGATCGACGAGGCGCGGACGCCGCTGATCATCTCGGGCCCCTCGCAGGACCGCAGCGAGCTCTACAAGACGCTCGACGCCTTCATGCCCGAACTCGCGCCCGAGCATTACAAGCTGGACGAAAAGGCCCGCAACGCCACCTTTACCGAGGAAGGCAACGAGTTCCTGGAAAAGCGCCTGCAGGCGGCGGGCGTGCTGCCCGAGGGCCAGACGCTTTACGACCCCGAATCGACCACCATCGTCCACCACGCCAACCAGGCGATGCGGGCGCACAAGCTGTTCATGCGCGACCAGCACTATATCGTGCGCGACGACGAGGTGGTGCTGATCGACGAATTCACCGGCCGGATGATGAAGGGCCGCCGGCTGTCGGACGGGTTGCACCAGGCCATCGAGGCGAAAGAGGGCGTGGCGATCCAGCCCGAGAACGTGACGCTGGCCTCGGTCACCTTCCAGAACTATTTCCGGCTCTACGACAAGCTGTCCGGCATGACCGGCACCGCGGCCACCGAGGCCGAGGAATTCGCCGAGATCTACAAGCTCGGCGTGGTCGAGGTGCCCACGAACCGCCCGGTGCAGCGCATCGACGAACACGACCGCGTCTATCGCACCGCGGCCGAGAAATACGCCGCGGTGATCGAGGCGATCAAGGAGGCCCATGCCAAGGGCCAGCCGATCCTGGTCGGCACGACCTCGATCGAAAAATCCGAGATGCTGTCGCAGATGCTGACCAAGGAAGGCATCCCGCACAACGTGCTGAACGCCCGCCAGCACGAGCAGGAGGCGAAGATCGTCGCCGATGCCGGCAAGCTGGGCGCGGTGACCATCGCCACCAACATGGCCGGCCGCGGCACCGACATCCAGCTGGGCGGCAATGTCGAGATGAAGGTGATGGAGGCGCTTGCCGCCGACCCCGAGGCCCATCCGGACGAGCTGCGCGCCCAGATCGAGGCCGAGCACGCCGCCGAGAAACAGGCGGTGCTGGACGCCGGCGGGCTGTTCGTGCTGGCGACCGAACGCCACGAAAGCCGGCGCATCGACAACCAGCTGCGCGGCCGCTCGGGGCGGCAGGGCGACCCCGGCCGCTCGCTGTTCTTCCTGTCGCTGGAAGACGACCTGATGCGCATCTTCGGCTCGGAACGGCTGGACAAGGTGCTGTCGACGCTGGGCATGAAGGATGGCGAGGCCATCGTCCACCCCTGGGTCAACAAGTCGCTGGAACGCGCCCAGGCCAAGGTCGAGGGCCGCAACTTCGACATCCGCAAGCAATTGCTGAAATTCGACGACGTGATGAACGACCAGCGCAAGGCGATCTTCAGCCAGCGCCTGGAAATCATGCATACCGACGAGGTCGGGGACATCGCCGCCGACATGCGCGCGCAGGTGATCGACGACCTGATCGACCAGCACCTGCCACCGCGCGCCTATGCCGAGCAATGGGACGTCCAGGGCCTGCACGACGCGGTGGTCGACAAGCTGAACATGGACCTGCCCATCGCCGATTGGGCGGCCGAGGACGGCGTGGACCAGGACGCGATCCGCGAACGCATCCAGCAGGCCACCGATACCTATATGGCGCAAAAGACCGAACAGTTCGGCCCCGAGAACATGCGCCAGATCGAAAAGCAGGTGCTGCTGCAGCAGATCGACAGCAAATGGCGCGAGCATCTGGTCACGCTGGAGCATCTGCGCTCGGTCGTGGGCTTCCGCGGCTATGCACAGCGCGACCCGCTGTCGGAATACAAGACCGAGGCCTTCCAGCTGTTCGAGACCATGCTGGACGGGCTGCGCTTCGACGTGACCCAGCAACTGGCCCGCATCCGGCCGCTGACCGATGCCGAGCGCGAGCAGATGCTGCGCGAATACCAGCAGCAACAGGCGGCGACCGAGGCGCAGATGCATCCCGAACACGAGGAAGCCGAGGGCGGCGAGGTCTCGGGCCGGGTCGCCGGCTTCGACGAGACCGACCCCACGACCTGGGGCAACCCCTCGCGCAACGATCCCTGCCCCTGCGGCTCGGGCAAGAAGTTCAAGCACTGCCACGGCGCGCTCGCATGA
- the argJ gene encoding bifunctional glutamate N-acetyltransferase/amino-acid acetyltransferase ArgJ, with translation MAKSADKKSKPSDAEKLKTVKKRLKKLKAALKEAAASLEARAEAAVEAVAKAKPQNPVSPLAPARFPDLPVIEGAEFASGAAGVKYQGRTDVMLVRLAPGTAIAGAFTKSSTRAASVLDCQAKLALKQDTGKGAAIIVNSGNANAFTGRNGQEAVDAVTGGVAKALGVPRERVFSSSTGVIGEPLPAERITAVIGDLAANLDAAGAAGAARAIMTTDTFPKGAAASFEGDGGTINITGIAKGSGMIAPDMATMLVYVFTDAQIAPALLQRMLSARLDETFNAITVDSDTSTSDALILAATGKSKAAPITDLRSAPARAFGKALTQVMLDLAQQVVRDGEGATKFVEVQVTGAVSDADAHRVAMAIANSPLVKTAIAGEDANWGRVVMAVGKSGAEADRDRLTIRFGDMVLAENGWRAPAYDESAASAYMKRDHLVIGVDLGLGKGRRTVWTCDLTHGYIDINADYRS, from the coding sequence ATGGCGAAATCGGCCGACAAGAAGAGCAAGCCCTCCGATGCCGAAAAGCTGAAGACGGTGAAGAAGCGGCTGAAGAAGCTGAAGGCCGCGCTGAAGGAAGCCGCCGCCAGCCTGGAGGCGCGGGCCGAGGCGGCGGTGGAGGCCGTGGCCAAGGCCAAGCCCCAGAACCCGGTCTCGCCGCTGGCTCCGGCGCGCTTTCCCGACCTGCCGGTGATCGAGGGCGCCGAATTCGCCTCGGGCGCGGCGGGGGTGAAATACCAGGGCCGCACCGATGTCATGCTGGTGCGGCTGGCGCCGGGCACCGCCATCGCCGGCGCCTTCACCAAGTCCTCGACCCGCGCCGCCAGCGTGCTGGACTGCCAGGCCAAGCTGGCGCTGAAGCAGGACACCGGCAAGGGCGCGGCGATCATCGTGAACTCGGGCAACGCCAATGCCTTCACCGGCCGGAACGGGCAAGAGGCGGTGGATGCCGTGACCGGCGGCGTCGCCAAGGCGCTGGGCGTGCCGCGCGAGCGGGTCTTCTCGTCCTCGACCGGGGTGATCGGCGAGCCGCTGCCGGCCGAGCGCATCACCGCCGTGATCGGCGATCTCGCCGCCAACCTGGACGCGGCCGGCGCGGCCGGCGCGGCGCGGGCCATCATGACCACCGACACCTTCCCGAAAGGCGCGGCGGCCAGTTTCGAAGGCGATGGCGGCACCATCAACATCACCGGCATCGCCAAGGGCTCGGGCATGATCGCGCCCGACATGGCGACGATGCTGGTCTATGTCTTTACCGATGCGCAGATCGCCCCGGCGCTGCTGCAGCGCATGCTGTCGGCGCGGCTGGACGAGACCTTCAACGCCATCACCGTGGACAGCGACACCTCGACCTCGGACGCGCTGATCCTGGCGGCGACCGGCAAGTCGAAGGCCGCGCCGATCACCGACCTGCGCTCGGCCCCGGCGCGGGCCTTCGGCAAGGCGCTGACCCAGGTCATGCTGGACCTGGCGCAGCAGGTGGTCCGGGATGGCGAAGGGGCGACGAAATTCGTCGAGGTGCAGGTGACGGGCGCGGTCAGCGATGCCGATGCCCATCGCGTCGCCATGGCCATCGCCAATTCGCCGCTGGTCAAGACCGCCATCGCCGGCGAGGATGCGAACTGGGGCCGCGTGGTCATGGCCGTCGGCAAGTCCGGGGCCGAGGCCGACCGCGACCGGCTGACCATCCGCTTCGGCGACATGGTGCTGGCCGAGAACGGCTGGCGCGCCCCGGCCTATGACGAATCCGCTGCCAGCGCCTATATGAAGCGCGACCATCTGGTCATCGGCGTCGACCTGGGGCTGGGCAAGGGCAGGCGCACGGTCTGGACCTGCGACCTGACGCATGGCTATATCGACATCAACGCCGATTACCGCTCATGA
- the infB gene encoding translation initiation factor IF-2: MSDTDGKKPLGLGGGRSGHVKQSFSHGRTHNVVVETKRKRVVVPGKTGAAAGGGRSGSPSAVSGDPSKRPAGISDAEMERRMAALRAAKAREVEEAAQRVAEEKAREEERERRRLELEAKEREEREREEALRLKAEEDERRAREAELREKKKAEIAKPKADARPATPADRAAAEAAAARAETKGVSATTPRKTDRDRDTRGPADDRDSRNKSRDDSRRTGKLSLSQALDGEGGRQRSLAAMKRKQEKARQKAMGGSQRAEKQVRDVQLPETILVSELANRMAERTPDVIKSLMRMGMMVTANQAVDADTAELVIDEFGHRAVRVSDADVEQVIDQVEDKPEDLKPRAPIITIMGHVDHGKTSLLDAIRHANVVAGEAGGITQHIGAYQVKASNGAVLTFLDTPGHAAFTSMRARGAQVTDIVVLVVAADDAVMPQTVEAINHAKAAKVPMIVAINKIDKPDANPQKVRTDLLQHEVVVEAMSGDVQDVEVSAKTGQGLDALLEAIALQAEILELKANPDRPASGAVIEAKLDVGRGPVATVLVQNGTLKRGDIFVVGEQWGKVRALINDKGDRIDAAGPSVPVEVLGLNGTPEAGDVLNVVETEAQAREIADYRIQAAKDKRAAAGAAITLDQMLAKAKADENVAELPVVIKADVQGSAEAIVQALEKIGNDEVRVRVLHYGVGAITESDVGLAEASQAPVIGFNVRANAPARNAANQKGVEIRYYSIIYDLVDDIKAAASGLLSAEVRENFIGYAEIKEVFRVSGVGNVAGCLVTEGVARRSAGVRLLRDNVVIHEGTLKTLKRFKDEVKEVQSGQECGMAFENYDDIRKGDVIEIFEREEVQRQL; this comes from the coding sequence ATGAGCGATACTGACGGAAAGAAACCCCTGGGTCTTGGTGGCGGCCGTTCGGGCCATGTGAAGCAAAGCTTCAGCCACGGCCGGACCCATAATGTGGTCGTGGAGACCAAGCGCAAGCGCGTGGTCGTGCCCGGCAAGACCGGCGCGGCGGCCGGCGGCGGACGCTCCGGCTCGCCCTCGGCCGTGTCGGGCGACCCGTCGAAGCGTCCCGCCGGCATCTCGGATGCCGAGATGGAGCGGCGCATGGCCGCCCTGCGCGCCGCCAAGGCCCGCGAGGTCGAGGAAGCCGCGCAGCGCGTCGCCGAGGAAAAGGCCCGCGAGGAAGAACGCGAACGCCGCCGCCTTGAGCTGGAAGCCAAGGAGCGCGAGGAGCGCGAGCGCGAGGAAGCCCTGCGGCTGAAGGCCGAGGAGGACGAGCGCCGCGCCCGCGAAGCCGAGCTGCGCGAGAAGAAGAAGGCCGAGATCGCCAAGCCCAAGGCGGATGCGCGCCCGGCCACCCCGGCCGACCGCGCCGCCGCCGAAGCCGCCGCAGCGCGCGCCGAGACCAAGGGCGTCAGCGCCACCACGCCGCGCAAGACCGACCGCGACCGCGACACCCGCGGCCCGGCCGACGACCGCGACAGCCGCAACAAGAGCCGCGACGACAGCCGCCGCACCGGCAAGCTGTCGCTGAGCCAGGCGCTGGACGGCGAGGGCGGGCGGCAGCGTTCGCTGGCCGCGATGAAGCGAAAGCAGGAAAAAGCCCGGCAGAAGGCCATGGGCGGGAGCCAGCGCGCCGAAAAGCAGGTGCGCGACGTGCAGTTGCCGGAAACCATCCTGGTGTCCGAACTGGCGAACCGCATGGCCGAGCGCACCCCCGATGTCATCAAGTCGCTGATGCGCATGGGCATGATGGTCACCGCCAACCAGGCGGTCGATGCCGACACCGCCGAGCTGGTGATCGACGAATTCGGCCACCGCGCTGTCCGGGTCTCGGATGCCGACGTGGAGCAGGTCATCGACCAGGTCGAGGACAAGCCCGAGGATCTGAAGCCGCGCGCGCCGATCATCACCATCATGGGCCATGTCGACCACGGCAAGACCTCGCTGCTGGACGCCATCCGCCACGCCAATGTCGTGGCGGGCGAGGCCGGCGGCATCACCCAGCATATCGGCGCCTATCAGGTGAAGGCGTCGAACGGGGCGGTGCTGACCTTCCTCGACACGCCCGGCCACGCGGCCTTCACCTCGATGCGGGCCCGCGGCGCGCAGGTGACGGATATCGTCGTTCTGGTGGTCGCGGCCGATGACGCGGTGATGCCGCAGACGGTCGAGGCGATCAACCACGCCAAGGCCGCCAAGGTGCCGATGATCGTGGCGATCAACAAGATCGACAAGCCGGATGCCAATCCGCAGAAGGTCCGCACCGACCTGCTGCAGCACGAGGTCGTCGTCGAGGCGATGTCGGGCGACGTGCAGGATGTCGAGGTCTCGGCCAAGACCGGCCAGGGCCTGGACGCGCTGCTTGAGGCCATCGCCCTGCAGGCCGAGATCCTGGAGCTGAAGGCCAATCCCGACCGCCCGGCTTCGGGCGCGGTGATCGAGGCCAAGCTGGACGTGGGCCGCGGCCCGGTCGCGACGGTGCTGGTGCAGAACGGCACGCTGAAGCGCGGCGACATCTTCGTCGTCGGCGAACAGTGGGGCAAGGTCCGCGCCCTGATCAACGACAAGGGCGACCGCATCGACGCCGCCGGCCCCTCGGTCCCGGTCGAGGTGCTGGGCCTGAACGGCACGCCCGAGGCCGGCGACGTGCTGAACGTGGTCGAGACCGAGGCGCAGGCGCGCGAGATCGCGGATTACCGCATCCAGGCCGCCAAGGACAAGCGCGCCGCCGCCGGTGCCGCGATCACGCTGGACCAGATGCTGGCCAAGGCCAAGGCGGACGAGAACGTCGCCGAGCTGCCGGTGGTCATCAAGGCCGACGTGCAGGGCTCGGCCGAGGCGATCGTCCAGGCGCTGGAAAAGATCGGCAACGACGAGGTGCGCGTCCGCGTGCTGCATTACGGCGTCGGCGCGATCACCGAATCGGATGTCGGCCTGGCCGAGGCCAGCCAGGCGCCGGTCATCGGCTTCAACGTCCGGGCCAATGCTCCGGCGCGGAACGCCGCGAACCAGAAGGGCGTCGAGATCCGCTATTACTCGATCATCTACGACCTGGTGGACGACATCAAGGCGGCGGCCTCGGGCCTGCTTTCCGCCGAGGTGCGCGAGAACTTCATCGGCTATGCCGAGATCAAGGAAGTCTTCCGCGTCTCGGGCGTCGGCAATGTCGCCGGCTGCCTGGTGACCGAGGGCGTGGCGCGGCGCTCGGCCGGCGTGCGCCTGCTGCGCGACAACGTGGTGATCCACGAAGGCACGCTGAAGACGCTCAAGCGCTTCAAGGACGAGGTCAAGGAAGTGCAGTCCGGCCAGGAATGCGGCATGGCCTTCGAGAACTACGACGACATCCGCAAGGGCGACGTCATCGAGATCTTCGAGCGCGAGGAAGTGCAGCGCCAGCTGTGA